The Armatimonadota bacterium genome includes a region encoding these proteins:
- a CDS encoding DUF559 domain-containing protein, with product MRNNTRSPRNRNRARQLRQEMSGSEQVLWQIIRRRNLGFGFRRQYSVGPYVLDFYCPEASMCVEVDGEQHALTKDRDAKRDAWLFDQGIMTLRIPSLDLFDYDSAKSARFIETICKTCEERTGRKRYQDGWR from the coding sequence ATGCGCAACAACACACGAAGCCCCAGGAACAGGAATCGAGCGCGACAGCTTCGCCAAGAAATGTCTGGCTCTGAACAAGTTCTTTGGCAGATCATTCGGCGTCGCAACCTCGGGTTCGGATTCCGGCGGCAATACTCCGTCGGGCCGTACGTTCTGGATTTCTACTGCCCTGAGGCTAGCATGTGCGTGGAAGTCGATGGTGAACAACACGCTCTCACGAAAGATCGGGATGCAAAGCGTGATGCGTGGCTTTTTGACCAAGGCATCATGACGCTTCGCATCCCCAGCCTCGACCTATTCGACTACGACAGCGCCAAGTCCGCACGGTTTATTGAGACCATATGCAAGACCTGCGAGGAGCGAACTGGTCGCAAGCGGTATCAAGACGGGTGGCGATAG